A window of Gemmatimonadaceae bacterium genomic DNA:
CCTCAAACAGGGGATCATCACCATCAAGTCCACCGCGATCGACGAGGACGCCCTGCTGGAGCTGGCGCTCGATGCCGGCGCCGAAGACGTCCGCAACGTCGGCGAGGTGTTTGAGGTCATCACCACGCCCACCGCGTATCTCAAGGTCAAGGAAACGATCGAGAAGTCCGGCATCCCGATCGAAGCCTCGGAGATCGCCAGCCTTCCCAACAACACGATCCCGCTGGACGCCGGGCAGGCCCAGAAGCTGCTCAAGCTGGTCGAGGCGCTGGAAGA
This region includes:
- a CDS encoding YebC/PmpR family DNA-binding transcriptional regulator, which translates into the protein LKQGIITIKSTAIDEDALLELALDAGAEDVRNVGEVFEVITTPTAYLKVKETIEKSGIPIEASEIASLPNNTIPLDAGQAQKLLKLVEALEDNDDVQTVSHNADTPESVTV